Within the Thalassotalea ponticola genome, the region GGCACAAAAAAGCTCGATATCAATAACCTTTTCATCAACGGCGCAACAACAGTTGGCGCATTATCAGTCACAATACGCCAACTTTGAATTGTTGATACGACAAGTTTTGGCACAAGATCCCAGACCCGCCTATCGCAAACGCGATCTCGGTCAACAAGAATATGGCATGCGCTTATACGATTGTAATATTCGCTGGCAAATCAATGCCGATATTTGTACCGTTGTGTCGATTGACTCGGTGTGATCGGGGAGGTGTACTTTTTTGGGTGACTGTTGCCTTATCGATACGTATAATGGCGCTATTCACGGCAAATAGTCCGGTTACTAAGCTAAGTTAGCATTTGACTATTTGCGTATGTTTCATCCTAACCTGCCTACCCGATATGTGAACAAACACGCGGTAGCGGTTGGCCCTAAATTGCTGCGGATTTACGCTCCGACTGGCGAGGACCTATTTATGAGTAAGTACGTTGTTTGTGCTTTATACAAGTTCGTTACCCTAGAAAATTACCAACAGATCAAACCTGAATTACTGCAGACTATGCAGGACAACAACATCGTTGGTACCCTGTTACTGGCCAAAGAAGGTATTAATGGTACCGTTGCCGGCTCTCGAGGCGGTATCGATGCGTTATTGTCGTATTTAAACGATACATTAAATCTTGCCCCTATTTCGTTTAAAGAGTCATTTACCGACAAAGCGCCATTTAAGCGCACCAAAGTAAAACTGAAAAAAGAAATTGTCACCATGGGGGTTGAAGGCATCGACCCGAAACAAGTTGTCGGCACCTACGTGAAGCCACAGCAGTGGAATGAATTGATCAGCGATCCTGACGTGCTGTTAATTGACACACGCAACGATTACGAGATCGAAATTGGTACTTTTAAAGGCGCAATTAACCCAAATACTGATTCATTCCGTGAATTCCCTCAGTATGTTGCCGATCATCTCGACCCGCAAAAGCACAAGAAGGTTGCTATGTTTTGTACCGGCGGTATCCGTTGTGAAAAGTCGACGGCGTATTTAAAAGAGCAAGGCTTTGATCAGGTCTACCACCTCGAAGGCGGAATATTACAGTACCTAGAAGACGTCGATAAAAAAGACACGATGTGGCAAGGCGACTGTTTCGTATTTGATGATCGAGTTGCCGTTAATCACGACTTAGAAGTCAGCGGTTACGATCAGTGCCACGCATGTCGTTTACCGATCACCGAACAAGACAAGTTACGCGATGAATATCAAAAAGGCGTCAGTTGCCATCGTTGCTATGACCAAACTAGCGAACAGCAACGCGCTCGATACGCTGAGCGACAACGTCAAATGATGTTAGCGAAAACGCGCGGCGAACAGCACATTGGTGGTGACGTACATAAAAATATCGCAGAGCGAAAAGCAAAGAAGCAGCAACGCATTGCCGAGCAGCAAGCCAACAGCGTTAAGTAAGCTAAACAGCATCGAAATCGCGATCGAAATTACATGAGTTAGACAAAGGCTTGCACGGTTTATCGAGCAAGCCTTTTTAACGTCGCTGCCTAAAAGACCTTGATTGTATTGATAGCTTAAACGGTGAATTAGCGCGACAATACCTCGATAGCGCTGGCCATTCACCTACCTGATGATGGTAAACCGTTTTACTCGATAACCAGTAGCCGGTTGTTTTAAGCCTTGATGCCAACCACCATGAGCTTGCCTGTCCATTTGATATTATCGGCTCTGTGAGGTATTATTGCGCAAAGTTTAGCCACCCCTAGATGGTTGTTTTATCAATCTGACACACCGATAAACACTGTTTTGTTGTCGCTAAACCAGACCTCTATTTACGCTGAATATCGCGACTCCAGGCGCTCGTGCGAGGTGGCCAATGGCTAACGAAAAAACGTTTTTACCTGAGTTTAACAAGGTAAATTCAGGCACTGATACCAGATCACAAGGTG harbors:
- a CDS encoding rhodanese-related sulfurtransferase; its protein translation is MSKYVVCALYKFVTLENYQQIKPELLQTMQDNNIVGTLLLAKEGINGTVAGSRGGIDALLSYLNDTLNLAPISFKESFTDKAPFKRTKVKLKKEIVTMGVEGIDPKQVVGTYVKPQQWNELISDPDVLLIDTRNDYEIEIGTFKGAINPNTDSFREFPQYVADHLDPQKHKKVAMFCTGGIRCEKSTAYLKEQGFDQVYHLEGGILQYLEDVDKKDTMWQGDCFVFDDRVAVNHDLEVSGYDQCHACRLPITEQDKLRDEYQKGVSCHRCYDQTSEQQRARYAERQRQMMLAKTRGEQHIGGDVHKNIAERKAKKQQRIAEQQANSVK